A single genomic interval of bacterium BMS3Abin08 harbors:
- the wecA gene encoding UDP-N-acetylgalactosamine-undecaprenyl-phosphate N-acetylgalactosaminephosphotransferase, with protein MVKREKNNYKGGYLKVFSVVNKIFNFLIALFLTLLSSPLFLMIAILIKVQDGGPVFYAGTRLGLKKKSFTMYKFRTLIQGADKIIGAEILDKTRHRVMTPLGRFLRETRLDELPQLLNILKGDMDFVGPRPVRPEIYEKFGRHIRGYDKRFVVKPGLIGYSQLFTPHSSPKRIRVLIDNKLVEKKQKFIWDFAVVFFTMLVVAKKIVYTGIKVLWNDIVKVKILHRYREKRSVQRVKLKNAAVYIGPALRSGSLNSDGSFVSLPNKEDTMFDVRAELVDINEEAVLIRTDSELRERRFLLKMETWVASIHRKRDIKKTVLCRGEVYKRHEVKEKGENSYRYIVKYRPVSPLNHYMIHQYFLYESMV; from the coding sequence CCCTGTTTCTGATGATTGCAATCCTCATTAAAGTTCAGGACGGTGGGCCGGTGTTCTATGCAGGAACGCGGCTTGGTTTGAAAAAAAAAAGCTTTACAATGTACAAGTTCCGCACCCTTATTCAGGGGGCTGATAAGATAATCGGAGCGGAGATTCTTGATAAGACCAGGCATAGGGTAATGACTCCCCTTGGTCGTTTTCTGCGGGAGACAAGGTTAGATGAACTGCCGCAGTTACTGAACATACTGAAGGGTGACATGGACTTCGTGGGTCCGCGGCCGGTCCGCCCCGAGATATATGAAAAGTTCGGCAGGCATATCAGGGGGTATGATAAACGATTCGTTGTCAAACCGGGACTGATTGGATATTCTCAGCTCTTCACGCCCCATAGTTCCCCCAAACGAATCCGTGTGCTTATAGATAATAAGTTAGTAGAGAAGAAACAGAAGTTTATATGGGATTTTGCAGTAGTATTCTTTACCATGCTTGTCGTTGCAAAAAAGATTGTGTACACAGGCATTAAAGTTTTATGGAACGATATTGTAAAAGTAAAGATACTTCACAGGTACAGGGAGAAGCGTTCGGTACAGAGGGTGAAGCTGAAAAATGCCGCAGTCTATATCGGCCCTGCACTTAGAAGTGGCTCCTTAAACAGCGACGGTAGTTTTGTGAGCCTTCCCAACAAGGAAGACACCATGTTTGATGTAAGGGCCGAACTGGTGGATATCAATGAGGAGGCGGTTTTGATACGTACGGACAGCGAACTCAGGGAGAGACGGTTTTTGTTGAAAATGGAAACCTGGGTGGCATCTATACACAGAAAAAGAGACATAAAAAAAACCGTTCTCTGCAGAGGCGAGGTGTATAAACGGCATGAGGTTAAGGAAAAAGGGGAAAACAGCTACAGGTATATTGTAAAGTACAGACCCGTATCACCTTTAAACCATTACATGATCCATCAGTATTTTCTCTATGAAAGCATGGTATAA
- a CDS encoding beta-monoglucosyldiacylglycerol synthase: MGITFSVVIPAYNEAANIRKCIRSVKESGMGEEILDLIVVDNGSTDSTVEIAKKEGLDVIENTSGVRKTIAALRNSGGRRARGDVLVFLDADIVVPDNFFHRAKDFFSGGFKGVLGFVERVPQDAGWLGKVWSECLFLKRSRLMEVDFLPGRNLFVNREVFEKINGFNESLITCEDKDFTFRAIRAGFKVMSVPDTAYIHLGYEKSLWEFVKKEFWRQGSTLEFARLWHFSFRSLRNPMLSFWHIFFFLLFISAVVFFKSTVVLTASVLWLFPSVVMTVRTGGKRNFSFYFMGFVLEFLKWNISGIALVTQLLKGKPFRTEISNLLIP; this comes from the coding sequence ATGGGCATCACCTTCTCCGTTGTTATACCGGCGTACAATGAAGCTGCTAATATCAGAAAATGTATCCGCTCTGTAAAGGAAAGCGGCATGGGAGAAGAGATTCTTGACTTGATCGTTGTTGACAACGGTTCAACTGACAGCACTGTAGAGATTGCAAAAAAGGAGGGATTAGATGTAATTGAAAATACCTCGGGAGTCAGAAAGACCATTGCAGCCCTCAGGAATTCAGGTGGTAGAAGGGCGCGTGGTGATGTTCTTGTCTTTCTCGATGCCGATATAGTGGTTCCAGATAATTTCTTTCACAGGGCGAAGGACTTTTTTTCAGGTGGCTTTAAAGGGGTGTTGGGTTTTGTTGAAAGGGTTCCTCAAGACGCTGGATGGTTAGGGAAGGTATGGAGTGAATGTCTGTTTCTGAAACGCAGCAGGCTTATGGAGGTGGATTTCCTTCCTGGACGGAATTTATTTGTTAACAGAGAGGTCTTTGAAAAGATAAATGGATTCAACGAGAGCCTGATAACGTGTGAGGACAAGGATTTCACGTTCCGGGCCATAAGGGCGGGTTTTAAGGTTATGTCTGTGCCGGATACTGCTTATATACACCTTGGATATGAAAAGAGCCTGTGGGAGTTTGTTAAAAAGGAGTTCTGGAGACAGGGAAGTACCCTTGAGTTTGCGAGGTTGTGGCACTTTTCATTCAGATCCCTTAGGAATCCTATGCTCTCTTTCTGGCATATATTTTTCTTCCTGTTATTCATCTCGGCGGTTGTTTTTTTCAAATCGACCGTTGTTTTAACCGCATCTGTCTTGTGGCTCTTCCCCTCTGTTGTAATGACTGTCAGGACCGGGGGCAAGAGAAACTTCAGTTTTTATTTTATGGGCTTTGTACTTGAGTTTCTAAAGTGGAATATATCCGGTATAGCTCTTGTTACACAACTCCTGAAGGGTAAGCCCTTCAGGACAGAGATAAGTAATTTGTTAATACCATGA